A part of Streptomyces sp. NBC_01235 genomic DNA contains:
- a CDS encoding winged helix-turn-helix transcriptional regulator, which translates to MEWLEASTENCPVQRTLDVIGEKWTLLILRDAVNGVRRFDDFHRHIGLSEAVLSDRLRKLTSSGILRTVPYREPGSRSRNEYRLTRKGWDLWPVLMALSQWGEAYTLGSEGPVLDVRHTECDAPVRVVVECSAEHSTLTPREVTARLGTGARLRS; encoded by the coding sequence ATGGAGTGGCTTGAGGCGAGCACAGAGAACTGCCCCGTCCAGCGCACGCTCGACGTGATCGGGGAGAAATGGACGCTGCTGATCCTGCGTGACGCCGTCAACGGAGTCCGCCGCTTCGACGACTTCCACCGCCATATCGGCCTGTCGGAGGCCGTCCTCAGCGACCGCCTCCGCAAGCTGACCTCGTCCGGCATCCTGAGGACCGTCCCCTACCGGGAGCCCGGCAGCCGCTCGCGCAACGAATACCGTCTGACCCGCAAGGGCTGGGACCTATGGCCCGTTCTGATGGCGCTGAGCCAGTGGGGCGAGGCATACACCCTCGGTTCCGAGGGTCCTGTACTGGACGTCCGCCACACCGAGTGCGACGCCCCGGTCCGCGTCGTCGTCGAGTGCTCCGCGGAGCACTCCACCCTCACTCCCCGTGAAGTCACCGCCCGGCTGGGAACAGGCGCCCGCCTCCGGTCGTGA
- a CDS encoding winged helix-turn-helix transcriptional regulator — protein sequence MPSCSIARTLEVVGEKWTILVLREVWYGSSRFSDFERVLGCPRNLLAARLPDAVEERILATETCKEPGSRSRPKYVITPKGMDLVPAVMGSCGGATAAAPTRRARPYWRDTADAARTSTPRSAANGATPCRRKMSRASPALHSSSGLFSPALALRAWEAGCRNAPNLTPYCRRCGAVS from the coding sequence ATGCCAAGCTGCTCGATTGCCCGGACCCTTGAGGTCGTGGGTGAGAAGTGGACGATCCTGGTCCTGCGCGAGGTCTGGTACGGCTCGTCCAGGTTCAGCGACTTCGAACGCGTCCTCGGCTGTCCTCGCAACCTCCTCGCGGCGCGGCTCCCGGATGCTGTGGAAGAAAGGATCCTGGCCACCGAGACCTGCAAGGAGCCGGGCTCGCGGAGCCGGCCGAAGTACGTGATCACGCCCAAGGGCATGGATCTGGTCCCGGCCGTGATGGGCTCCTGCGGTGGGGCGACCGCTGCCGCGCCGACCCGGAGGGCTCGGCCGTACTGGCGCGACACCGCGGATGCGGCCCGCACGTCGACGCCCAGATCCGCTGCGAACGGGGCCACCCCGTGCAGGCGGAAGATGTCGAGAGCGTCCCCGGCCCTGCACTCTTCCTCGGGCCTCTTTTCGCCAGCTCTCGCCCTACGTGCATGGGAGGCGGGATGCCGGAACGCGCCCAACCTGACGCCCTACTGTCGCCGATGCGGCGCAGTCAGCTGA
- a CDS encoding NADP-dependent oxidoreductase: protein MKAFVVEKYGNDGARAADVPEPTVGDRDVLVRVSAASINPLDKMLRNGEFKQLLKYRLPFVLGHDVAGVVTRVGSAVHGLKVGDEVYARPRDLRIGGFAEFIAIDMDDVAPKPASLTLQEAAAVPLVALAAWQVLVDRAHVKPGQKVLIHAGAGGLGSTVIQLAKHLGATVATTTDTETEKLVRSLGADVVVDYTKEDFSKVLSGYDLVVDSLGGANLEKSLTVLKPGGLAISVVGPPDAGFAKQLGAPSFLGLIMNALSRKIRKQAKALGVRYQFFFMQANGSQLRKLGALYDSGKLRPVIDSTFPFDQTLEAMAHVEQGRTKAGKVVVSMAPDND from the coding sequence ATGAAGGCCTTCGTCGTCGAGAAGTACGGCAATGACGGCGCGCGCGCCGCAGACGTACCCGAGCCCACGGTCGGGGACCGCGACGTCCTGGTCAGAGTGAGCGCCGCCAGTATCAACCCGCTGGACAAAATGCTCCGCAACGGGGAGTTCAAGCAGCTCCTGAAGTACAGGCTTCCGTTCGTGCTCGGCCACGACGTGGCCGGCGTCGTGACCCGGGTCGGCTCCGCCGTACACGGCCTCAAAGTCGGCGACGAGGTCTACGCCCGTCCGCGCGACCTGCGGATCGGCGGCTTCGCGGAGTTCATCGCGATCGACATGGACGATGTCGCGCCCAAGCCGGCCTCGCTCACCCTCCAAGAGGCGGCCGCGGTGCCGCTGGTGGCCTTGGCCGCCTGGCAGGTTCTCGTCGACCGTGCCCATGTGAAGCCGGGTCAGAAGGTGCTCATCCACGCCGGTGCCGGTGGCCTCGGCTCGACAGTCATCCAGCTCGCCAAGCACCTCGGTGCCACCGTGGCGACGACCACGGACACCGAGACCGAGAAGTTGGTCAGGAGCCTCGGCGCCGACGTCGTCGTCGATTACACCAAGGAAGACTTCTCGAAGGTGCTGTCCGGCTACGACCTGGTGGTGGACTCCCTGGGCGGGGCGAACCTCGAGAAGTCGCTGACCGTGCTGAAGCCCGGCGGCCTGGCCATCAGTGTCGTCGGCCCGCCGGACGCCGGCTTCGCCAAGCAGCTCGGCGCCCCCTCCTTCCTGGGCCTGATCATGAACGCGCTCAGTCGCAAGATCCGTAAGCAGGCGAAAGCGCTGGGCGTGCGCTACCAGTTCTTCTTCATGCAGGCCAACGGCTCCCAGCTGCGCAAACTCGGCGCGCTCTACGACAGCGGGAAGCTCCGCCCGGTCATCGACAGCACCTTCCCGTTCGACCAGACGCTCGAGGCGATGGCGCACGTCGAGCAGGGCCGCACCAAGGCCGGCAAGGTCGTGGTCTCGATGGCGCCCGACAACGACTGA
- a CDS encoding enoyl-CoA hydratase/isomerase family protein, which translates to MTDTAAVEILADVHRGVGRILLNRPKALNALTTGMVVAIDRVLAEWEHTPLSAVVFASTSTKAFCAGGDIRTIREHSLAGDAEASERFFASEYRLNARIAEYPVPVVSLIDGLCMGGGLGLSVHGNFRVVTERAVLAMPETGIGFFPDVGASYFLPRLPGAIGMYLGLTGHRLDAADALYTGLGTHFVPADGLDAVGDALADSPGDPVDVVLKRLAGRSPVAGSRLAEVRGDVDWAFGAPTLGEIEKRLRHLDTPWAAAALVALESASPQSLEITHALLARGGQHTLRECLAAELALTRTTIRKPDFLEGVRAALVDKDRTPNWQRALGGRTLLS; encoded by the coding sequence ATGACTGATACCGCTGCGGTCGAGATTCTCGCCGACGTCCACCGGGGCGTCGGCCGCATCCTTTTGAACCGGCCCAAGGCGCTCAACGCCCTGACGACAGGCATGGTCGTCGCCATCGACCGTGTGCTCGCCGAGTGGGAGCACACACCGCTGTCCGCTGTGGTGTTCGCCAGCACCAGCACGAAGGCGTTCTGCGCCGGTGGCGACATCCGTACGATCCGTGAGCACAGTCTCGCCGGGGATGCCGAGGCCAGCGAGCGGTTCTTCGCCTCCGAGTACCGGCTCAACGCCCGGATCGCCGAGTATCCCGTGCCGGTCGTGTCGCTCATCGACGGCCTGTGCATGGGCGGCGGTCTCGGTCTGTCCGTCCACGGCAACTTCCGCGTCGTCACCGAGCGCGCGGTGCTGGCGATGCCCGAGACCGGGATCGGGTTCTTCCCGGACGTCGGGGCCAGCTACTTTCTGCCGAGGCTGCCCGGCGCGATCGGCATGTACCTGGGTCTGACCGGGCACCGGCTCGACGCGGCTGACGCCCTGTACACGGGGCTGGGCACGCACTTCGTCCCCGCGGACGGGCTCGACGCGGTGGGGGACGCCCTGGCCGACAGTCCCGGCGACCCGGTGGACGTCGTCCTGAAGCGCCTTGCCGGCCGCTCCCCGGTGGCGGGCAGCAGGCTGGCGGAGGTGCGCGGTGACGTGGACTGGGCGTTCGGCGCGCCGACCCTCGGCGAGATCGAGAAACGCCTGCGCCACCTCGACACCCCCTGGGCGGCAGCCGCGCTGGTCGCCCTGGAGTCCGCCTCGCCGCAGAGCCTGGAGATCACTCACGCCCTGCTGGCACGAGGCGGGCAGCACACGTTGCGCGAGTGCCTCGCCGCCGAACTCGCCCTCACGCGTACGACCATCCGCAAGCCGGACTTCCTGGAGGGCGTGCGTGCGGCCCTGGTCGACAAGGATCGCACTCCCAACTGGCAACGTGCGCTCGGCGGACGGACGCTGCTGTCCTGA
- a CDS encoding LuxR C-terminal-related transcriptional regulator has translation MSALFAGRAEEAVGRLVRLTEDGHHAAHPTIAILAAPDTAEAAVQAGQRATAEEQARLLRRWAERSNAPWAVSAMHLVHALLASRADAEKQFQLALDVPGAQSRPFAYARTRLLYGEWLRRARRRTDARAQLAEAAETFRRLDAAPLLARTRAEQELAGQQPRRDSAPDRDAATVLTAQESRVVRLAAEGLTNREIGAQLLISPRTVGYHLANVFPKLGIVSRADLARIDFGDGLRLMD, from the coding sequence ATGTCGGCGCTCTTCGCCGGCCGGGCCGAGGAGGCTGTGGGCCGCCTGGTCCGGCTGACCGAGGACGGGCACCACGCGGCGCACCCCACCATCGCGATCCTGGCCGCGCCGGACACCGCTGAGGCCGCGGTCCAGGCCGGGCAGCGGGCGACGGCCGAGGAACAGGCGCGGTTGCTGCGGCGGTGGGCGGAGCGGTCCAACGCGCCCTGGGCGGTCTCCGCGATGCACCTTGTCCATGCCCTGCTGGCGTCCCGAGCGGATGCGGAGAAACAGTTCCAGCTCGCGCTGGATGTCCCCGGAGCCCAGTCGCGGCCCTTCGCCTACGCCCGCACCCGCCTGCTGTATGGCGAGTGGCTGCGTCGAGCCCGCCGCCGTACCGACGCCCGGGCACAGCTGGCCGAAGCCGCGGAAACGTTCCGGCGACTCGACGCGGCTCCCCTGCTCGCCCGCACCCGGGCCGAACAGGAGCTGGCCGGGCAGCAACCGCGCCGCGACTCGGCACCGGACCGGGACGCCGCAACGGTCCTGACCGCGCAGGAGTCGCGAGTCGTACGGCTGGCCGCGGAGGGACTCACCAACCGGGAGATCGGGGCACAGCTGCTGATCAGTCCTCGTACGGTGGGCTATCACCTGGCCAACGTCTTCCCCAAGCTCGGCATCGTCTCGCGCGCCGACCTCGCGCGCATCGATTTCGGGGACGGGCTGCGTCTGATGGACTGA
- a CDS encoding alpha/beta fold hydrolase yields the protein MNDAQDVRGGVVTSYKNVPTRTLTACGVTFAYRDLGPRSGVPVVFITHLAAVLDNWDPRVVDGIAAKRRVITFDNRGIGASTGSTPRTIQAMAKDAVTFIRALGLEHVDIHGFSMGGMIAQVIAQDEPQLVRKLILSGTGPAGGEASRT from the coding sequence ATGAATGACGCACAGGATGTACGGGGCGGCGTGGTGACGTCGTACAAGAACGTCCCCACTCGCACCCTCACCGCCTGCGGAGTGACCTTCGCCTACCGTGACCTCGGCCCGCGGTCCGGCGTCCCGGTGGTCTTCATCACGCACCTCGCCGCGGTCCTCGACAACTGGGACCCCCGGGTCGTCGACGGCATCGCCGCCAAGCGCCGGGTCATCACCTTCGACAACCGGGGCATCGGCGCTTCCACCGGCTCGACGCCGCGCACGATCCAGGCGATGGCGAAGGACGCCGTCACCTTCATCCGGGCGCTCGGGCTCGAGCACGTCGACATCCACGGCTTCTCGATGGGCGGCATGATCGCCCAGGTGATCGCCCAGGACGAACCGCAACTCGTCCGCAAGCTCATCCTCAGCGGCACCGGTCCTGCCGGCGGCGAGGCATCAAGAACGTGA
- a CDS encoding TetR/AcrR family transcriptional regulator yields the protein MRHSWPCPSARGIIETAGRRFKRDGIDGSGISALIQDVGLTNGAFYAHFTSKDNLITTTVADQLQAQNASIVAQAASGRAGVEQIARWYLSAQQRDNPGDGCPSAALLDEIARSADPTKQAYTDGVLIVVDGIAARLAPDDPLSVRTRTLSAYAMMAGTLQLSRALADRRLADELLEQGIHNALAQLGVEHEHAMVSN from the coding sequence GTGCGTCATTCATGGCCGTGTCCTTCGGCTCGGGGGATCATCGAGACGGCCGGCCGCCGGTTCAAGCGGGACGGCATCGACGGATCAGGTATATCGGCGCTCATACAGGACGTGGGGCTGACCAACGGCGCCTTCTACGCCCACTTCACATCCAAGGACAACCTCATCACCACCACGGTCGCCGACCAACTGCAGGCGCAGAACGCGAGCATCGTCGCGCAGGCGGCGTCCGGTCGCGCCGGAGTCGAACAGATCGCGCGGTGGTACCTGTCCGCCCAGCAGCGCGACAACCCCGGCGACGGCTGCCCCTCCGCCGCCCTGCTCGACGAGATCGCGCGCAGCGCGGACCCGACCAAGCAGGCGTACACCGATGGCGTGCTGATCGTCGTCGACGGCATCGCGGCCCGCCTGGCACCCGACGATCCACTTTCGGTCCGCACCAGGACGCTCAGCGCCTACGCCATGATGGCCGGAACGCTGCAGCTCTCCCGAGCCCTCGCCGACCGGCGACTCGCCGATGAACTACTTGAGCAGGGCATCCACAACGCCCTCGCACAACTGGGCGTCGAACATGAGCATGCCATGGTTTCGAACTGA
- a CDS encoding enoyl-CoA hydratase/isomerase family protein: MERLTPGIRKITFSNPPVNLVVGETVSRLVEVVTELSEDPQVHVAVFTSSTPGYFFNHFDLDRVADFMPSDPEATPAWIDLVIRLSTAPFISIASIRGRTRGGGDELALACDLRYASREHAVFGQPEVGGGILPGGGGTERLPRLIGRDRALEAILSSNDYDADTAERYGWVTRTVADAELDGFVDGVATRLASFDKAALAAAKAQVNRATLPPDADLRAAYTQFLSSLTWPGPQAFLPRFEKLLAEKGPEEVELHLGDYLGIARQESR, translated from the coding sequence GTGGAGCGGCTGACACCAGGAATCCGCAAGATCACATTCTCGAATCCACCGGTGAATCTCGTCGTCGGGGAGACCGTGTCCCGACTGGTCGAAGTCGTCACGGAGCTGAGCGAGGACCCGCAGGTTCACGTCGCCGTCTTCACCAGCAGTACACCCGGCTACTTCTTCAACCACTTCGATCTCGACCGGGTGGCCGACTTCATGCCCTCCGATCCGGAGGCGACGCCGGCGTGGATCGATCTCGTGATACGGCTGTCCACAGCTCCGTTCATCAGCATCGCGTCCATCCGCGGACGGACCAGGGGCGGCGGGGACGAACTGGCCCTGGCCTGCGATCTGCGCTACGCCAGCCGCGAGCACGCGGTGTTCGGCCAGCCCGAGGTCGGCGGCGGGATTCTTCCCGGCGGCGGGGGCACAGAACGCCTGCCCCGACTCATCGGACGGGATCGGGCACTCGAAGCCATCCTCAGCAGCAATGACTACGACGCCGACACGGCAGAACGCTACGGATGGGTGACCCGCACGGTCGCCGACGCCGAGCTGGACGGCTTCGTGGACGGTGTGGCAACCCGGCTGGCGTCATTCGACAAGGCGGCGCTGGCAGCCGCCAAGGCGCAGGTCAACCGGGCGACGCTCCCGCCCGATGCCGACCTGCGAGCGGCCTACACGCAATTCCTGAGCTCCCTGACCTGGCCAGGGCCGCAGGCATTCCTGCCCCGGTTCGAGAAGCTCCTTGCCGAAAAGGGTCCCGAAGAGGTGGAACTCCACTTGGGCGACTACCTCGGCATCGCACGCCAGGAGAGCCGGTGA